The following nucleotide sequence is from Coffea eugenioides isolate CCC68of chromosome 10, Ceug_1.0, whole genome shotgun sequence.
aaatttacttttttttttaaataaaaataaaaattaagtaATACTTAGGCCTTCGATTCTCAGTTGAACATGCTCGTCAAACCACATATGGCACGAGCCTAAATAGTTGCGAATAGTCCAGCGGGCCATCATTTACACAAGCATTCTCTGTGTCGTTAAGTCGTCACGAGCACAGCCTTCAGTAGCAGTAatactatatatatatcccAAGATTTAGACGTTCAAAAGGCAAAGGCACCACTTTCATTCAATTGAAGTCTATTCTCAAATTGCCGCTCCCACCACTGGCCAGCCCCCCCATAGCTCCTCCGCCACTTCCATCTCTCCAATTCACACTCCCAAATTCCATTACTATTTGAGTTATTAGTTTTCTtctgggaaaaaaagaaaaaaaaatggcctTATCCTCCCCAGTTCTCACCCCTTTTCATCTCCAACTTCCATCACATAGATCATCAAAGCCCTTCACTGGAAAGCTCATTGTCCACCCGATCAGAGCTTCCGTATCAGAAAGACCGTCATCAATTTCCCCACCGCCTCGGCAACCCCAGCCCGCAAAGCTGCCAATCAGAAAAATCCCAGGTGACTATGGGCTTCCCTTGATTGGACCCGTCAAGGACAGACTCGACTACTTCTACAACCAAGGCAAGGACGAATACTTCAAGTCCCGGGTCCAGAAGTACCGGTCCACGGTTTTCAAAACCAACATGCCGCCCGGTCCTTTCATTTCTCCCAACCCGAACGTCATCGTTTTGCTCGACGGCAAGAGCTTCCCCGTCCTCTTCGACGTCTCCAAAGTCGAGAAGAAGGACCTCTTCACCGGCACTTTCATGCCCTCCACTGAACTCACCGGCGGCTACCGCGTCCTCTCCTACCTTGATCCATCCGAGCCCAACCACGCCAAGCTTAAGAAGCTCATGTTCTTCCACCTCTCCTCCCGCCGGGACCACGTCATCCCCGAGTTCCAGAAGAGCTACACCGAGCTATTCGACGGCCTCGAGGAGGAACTCGCCACCAATGGCAAAGCCAAATTCAATGAAGCCAACGATCAAGCAGCTTTCAACTTCCTTGCTCGATCCCTCTACGGCGCAAACCCCGCCGACTCGCAACTCGGCCGTGACGGCCCTAAATTCGTCGGAAAATGGGTGGTTTTCCAGATTCATCCCGTCCTAAAGCTCGGCCTACCCAACGTCCTCGAAGACCTGTTGATCCACACCTTCCCTTTACCCCCAGCTCTGGTGAAAAAGGAGTACCAATTGCTCTACGATTTCTTCCGCGCCAACTCCACCTCCGTCCTCGACGAGGCCGAGAGAAACGGAATCTCCCGCGAGGAAGCTTGCCACAACCTCATATTCGCCACCTGCTTCAATTCCTTCGGCggaatgaaacttttcttcACCAACATGCTCAAATGGATCGGACGGGCTGGAGTCAAACTCCACACCCAATTAGCCCAAGAAATTCGGTCAGCTCTAAAATCATCGGACGGCAGAGTTACAATGAGAGCCATCGAAAACATGCCTTTGACAAAATCAGTCGTCTACGAAGCCCTGAGGATTGAACCTCCCGTGCCGGCCCAATACGGGAGGGCCAAGACCAATTTTACTATCGAGTCCCATGATTCGGCGTTCGAGGTCAAAGCAGGAGAAATGTTGTTTGGATACCAACCGTTCGCCACAAGGGATCCGAAGATTTTCGAGAGGTCCGAGGAATTTGTGGCGGACAGGTTCGTGGGTGAAAAGGGTGAGAAGTTATTGAAGCATGTTTTGTGGTCTAACGGACCTGAAACGGAAAGTCCTGACGTTAATAATAAACAGTGCGCTGGGAAGGATTTTGTGGTGCTGGTGTCGAGGTTGCTGCTAGTGGAGTTCTTCCGCCGTTACGATTCGTTTGAGATCGAGGTCGGTACGTCGCCGTTAGGTGCTGCTGTGACTGTTACGTCTTTGAAAAAAGCCTagcctttggaaaaaaaaaaagggggaggaGGGTGAGGATGATGATTTTGACTAAAAACGGAGGGTGAAATGGGAAAAGTGGGATTGCCCTGGGTCAACGGTCAACCTCGGCCTCTCCGGTCTAGTGATACATACATGCTGACATGTCACCCTGCCTTTAGCAACCATTATATGTATAtgtcttttattattattttttttttacatatttaGGTATAGTGCTTGTGGGCCCTTTTTTGCAAAACGAGAAAAAGTTTAATGGGGCCAAGTACGATAACATATGTGGATGTGCATCAAGAATTTTTTATTATTGGTATAGATGTGTATGTAAATCCAAAATAATTTCTAGAGTATAGTAGTAGTATTAGTTGACTTTCAATAGAGAGATGTTTTTCttgttctgttttctttttggggATTTGGTGACTTAAATAAAGTTGTATGTGCCATTTTCGAcctcttttttatttattggctgt
It contains:
- the LOC113748958 gene encoding allene oxide synthase 1, chloroplastic-like encodes the protein MALSSPVLTPFHLQLPSHRSSKPFTGKLIVHPIRASVSERPSSISPPPRQPQPAKLPIRKIPGDYGLPLIGPVKDRLDYFYNQGKDEYFKSRVQKYRSTVFKTNMPPGPFISPNPNVIVLLDGKSFPVLFDVSKVEKKDLFTGTFMPSTELTGGYRVLSYLDPSEPNHAKLKKLMFFHLSSRRDHVIPEFQKSYTELFDGLEEELATNGKAKFNEANDQAAFNFLARSLYGANPADSQLGRDGPKFVGKWVVFQIHPVLKLGLPNVLEDLLIHTFPLPPALVKKEYQLLYDFFRANSTSVLDEAERNGISREEACHNLIFATCFNSFGGMKLFFTNMLKWIGRAGVKLHTQLAQEIRSALKSSDGRVTMRAIENMPLTKSVVYEALRIEPPVPAQYGRAKTNFTIESHDSAFEVKAGEMLFGYQPFATRDPKIFERSEEFVADRFVGEKGEKLLKHVLWSNGPETESPDVNNKQCAGKDFVVLVSRLLLVEFFRRYDSFEIEVGTSPLGAAVTVTSLKKA